The sequence CTCGCCCGGGCAGATTACCGTGACCTCGTACCCGGCCTCGGTGAGAGCTCGTGCTTCGTTCTGGACGCGGGGATCGTCCTCGAAGCGGGCATTCTCCAGCAGCATCAGCACGCGCCTGCGGAGTTTCGCTCCCGCGGCGTCGTCCGGTCCGGTCTGGCTCTTCTGCCGCGTCCGCAGCTTGGTGAGGGCCGCGGCCCCTGCGACCAGCCCGGCGAGGAGCATCATCGTTCGCAGGCGATTCCGACGTCCTACCACCGCTCCACCTCTCGTTGTCGAACCGGTCCCGGCCACGTCCCTCGTGCCAGAAATACCGGTGTCGGATCAGAGCCCGCGATCGGCGCGATCCGGGTTCGATGGCGGTCCGGATGGGTGCCAAGAGCGGGCGTCGACGGCTGGCGTCACATCACGCTGGCGACAACCCCTCTGCCCCGTGCATGGGAGCAGTTGGGGCAGCGCCGTGGTTCGCGCGGTCGGCGCCCCTGGGTGTACCGGTGTCGGTCCGGAGCCGTCGCCATCAACTGCCAGCGGACGTCCCATGGCCGACCGGTGTGGTGCTCATGACGACATCGTCGATGTAGATGACCGTCGGGCTCGGATTGAGGCCGCTGGAGTAGCTGTTGACACCCCACGAGACCCGCCCACTGTCATAGTTCGTCTGGACGTTCGTGATGTGGAACAAGAGGGTGCCGTCTTGCCAGACCATGATCTCCCCGGTCGGATCCTGCGCCCGTCGCAAGAAGACCTCGAAGTGAACCCACTGCCCCACGGGCAGGTCCTTGACGTACTGGTCATACGACACCTCGTGGATCCAGTCGCGGAGGTAGACGTACATCGTGCCGTCTTCGCGGTTCCCGACGTTGAGGATCCACCACGGGTCGTTCGCGGTTTCATTTCGGGACTTGAACTGGAAGATGTTCCACCAACCTGCCGAGACATCGACATGCTGCGGGAAGTAGTACCAGGCGCTGAAATAGGCCGCGTCGTGCTCTGACGGCTCGCACCAGCGCATCAGTCGCGTTGCATTGTCGGTGCCGTTGTCGGTGGCGACCGACAACTCGACCGAATAGCGGCCGCTATGCGCCACGGCATCGGTCACCCGAGCCTCCCCATTGCCGGTGTTGAACTCCCCACCGCAGCCATCCGCCTCCCAGGATGAGAGGTCACCGGACTCGAGATCTGCCGCCCAGACGAGTTGCGGTGGCGGGACGGCACTGGGTCCAGGGAGCGGCGTACTGGTGGGTGCTTCCGTAGGCACCGGGGTGGGCTCGGGCACGGTCGGTCCGCGTACCTGATCAGCAACGAGCACGCCGATCACGCCAGCAGCGACCGCGACGAGCACGATCATGACGATCGAGAGTAGCCTCCTGATGTCCATATCGCCTTGCTTCTCTTGCTGTACTCGAGCGCACGCCGGGAGCACTGGCGGGCGGCTCCATCTCCTCCACGGCCGTCCACGACAGACACCTGGCCGGGGTGGAGCTGCCCCCGGCCGCAGCTCTGACGACTACCAGGCGATACCTTCGTACCGACTAACAGCAAGCTGGGCGCCACGAACTCCGCCAGCAAGGTCGATCAGGATCTGATCGTCCCGCAACAACGCGGGAGTCCGCTGCGCCGCCGGCCCCGTGCTGGCGACGACCACGACATCCACTTCCTCCACCATCTCCTCCAAAGACGGCCGTAGCATCGAGGCGATGTGCGGCAGCTCCTGCTCGAGGTACGAGCGGTTGGCGCCCACCAGGCGCGTGAGATCGACGATCTCGTCGTAGACCCGGACCAGATAACCACGGCCGGACAGCGTCTCCACGAACGGCACGACCGGGCTCTCGCGCACGTCGTCGGTGCCAGCCTTGAAGGTGAGGCCGACAACGCCGACCCGCTTCCGCCCGGTACGCTCTACCATCTCGATTCCCTTTTGGATCTGCTCCTGGTTGCTCTGGAGCGCCCCTCGCAGGAGCGGGAGGTCGATGTCGTGCTCCTTGGCACGGTACAGCAGGGCGCGCAGATCCTTCGGCAGGCACGAGCCCCCGAACGCGAACCCGGGCTTGAGGTAGGCTGGCGAGATGTTGAGCTGCCGGTCCTGGCAGAGGATGTCCATTACCTCGCGTCCGTCCACGCCGTGTGCCTTACATACGCGCCCGATCTCGTTAGCGAATGCCACCTTCGTGGCGTGGAAGGCGTTGCTGGCGTACTTGACCATCTCGGCCGTTTCGATGGTGGTACGCACGCGCTGGGCGTCGATCCCTGCGTAGAGGGCCTCGGTAATGTCGCCGCTCCGCTCGTCCACCTCGCCGATGACGATCTGGCTGGGATGGTAGTAGTCCTTGATGGCGCTCCCCTCGCGCAGGAACTCGGGGTTCATCGCGACGCCGAAGCCATCGCCTACATCCCTGCCCGAATACTCCTCAATCAGGGGGATCAAACGCAGGGCGCAGGTCCCCGGCAGCACGGTGCTGCGCATCACCACGACGTGGTATCCGTGCTTATCGCGGAGCGCGTCGCCGATCTCCCGGCACACGTTTTCGACGTACTTCAGGTTCAGGCTTCCGTTGCCATTGCTGGGCGTGCCGACGCAGATCAAGCTGACGTCGCTCGCGGCCACCGCATCGCGAGCGCTCGTGGTCGTCACGAGTCTCCCGGCGCGAACGCCCTCCGCGACCAGCTCATCCAGGCCGGGCTCGACGATTGGGGATCGGCCCGCTCCGACCGTCTCGACCTTCTGAGGATTGACGTCGACCCCGACAACCTGGTGTCCGTCGTTCGCCAGGCACGCGGCGGAGACACAGCCGACGTAGCCAAGGCCGAACACACTGATCTTCATGGGGTCCTCCTTCTTAGACGCGTGGTTGAATGACGCGTGACTGCATCGTCAGGCCGGTACGGTGTCCGGAGGTGCCGGGGCGTCATCGCTCAGCCCACGGTGCCACAGTTCGACGCTCCCCAATGCCCAGCGCAGGGGATCTTGGTCTGCTAACACGTGCTGGTGTTCCGCCCATGACTCTCCTCACTATTCACCGTGCTCGCGCGTTCCCGGGACGGCGTATTGCTGCCCGGTGCCGGCTGTCGCTGCGGACGCGGCAAGGGTGAGCGTGTCGCGGCCAGCGCCGGCCGCGAGCCCGGAGAGGATCGCCGCCGTCTGGTCGGTGTTGCGGAGCGAGAAGCGCTCCTCGGCGATCCGCCGGTTCTTCGCCCCCAGACGTGCCCGCTCCTCCGGCGAGCGGTACAGGTAGTCGATGGCGAGCGCGAGTCCTTCGGGGTCTTTTTCATCGACGAGGATCTCGTCGAGGATGCGCGGGATCTCGACGTGCCGGGTACTGATGACCGGCTTGCCGAAAGCCATGGCCTCGGCGATGGCCGTCGGAAAGCCTTCGGCGCCGCCCAGGCTGTCGTGGTGGCTGGGCAGGCAGAAGACGTCGCAAGCCCGGTAGAGGGCTTCGAGCGCCTGTCCACCGAGCGCGCCGAAGAAGACCACCTGGGACTCCACGCCACGTCGTGCGGCTAACGCTCGGGCGTCGACCACCGGCTCTCCCGGGCCGACATCGCCCACCACCCAGACCTCGATGTCGTCGCGGCCCAGCCGGCGCACGGCTTCGAAGAGGACATCGTGTCCCTTCTTCTCCACGAAATAGGCCACGATGAGGATGACGAACTTGTCCGCCGGCCGGTAGCGCTCGGTATCCACCGTGATGCGCACGACGGCGACCCGCCCGGGGTCGACGCCGTAGCGTTCCGCGAGGATCTCTCGGTTGTACTCGGTCACGGTGATGATCTGGTCGCACGCCGCGAGGGCGCGGCGGAACAATCGAGGGTTCGGGTTCTGATACAGCTCGTAGGCATGGATCGTGACGACCAGCGGGAGTCCGATGATCCGCTTGCAGAAGTAGCCAACGAAGAGCTTGTGATCGCCAAAGGTGGCGTAGATCACCGAGGCATCAGCCATGGTCCGGGCGAAATACCAGGCCAGCATGAAGTCGACAATTGCGCCCATGGCGGCCGCTTCGCGCAGCAGGCGTAGGTAGATCCCCGGCGCGCGCACAAAGCTGCGTGGCTGCGCTGCCAGCACCCCCAGCGGGCGCCAGCGGTGAACGTCCCACTCGGGCTTCGGGTTGTAGAGCCCAGTCGCTTGCTTCGTGGGGTAGAGACTGATCGACATACCCCGCTTCTCCAGCGACGTGAGCTCTCGATAGACGAAGTGTTCGAGTCCTCGCTTCATCGAGGCGATGACGGCAACGCGCATAGTCGTTCAGCGTACGGTGTCGTACGCTGCCTCCTTCCCCGTGGTGTCCTCGGTGAGTGCCTCGGCGATGAGCAGGTGGTACAGAATCATCGCCAGGTAGCGTGGATACGAGCGCACATCCCGCAGCACGCCGTAGTCGCGCTGGGAGTGGATGAACCCTCCGTCGGGGCGCTGCAGACTGACGAGATACGCGTAAGCCCGGCGTGCCAGGTCGGTGTACTCGTAGATCCCGACGCGCTGGGCCTCGGTAAAAGCGGCGGCAAGCGGCCCGGTGTGGTAGCTGACGCGGCGCTGGACGCTGTTGCAGGCATAGGCCGCGTGCCCGTCGGGCCGAATACCGGCGCTCAGGAACCGCAGTACCTGGCGGATGATCGGCAAGACGCGATCGTCCCCGGTGAGCGTGTGGTACTGGATCAGGTCCAGGCACTCGAACGCGTTGTACTGGTAGCACTGGAAGTGCGTGCGCCCTCGAGTGCCTGCGACGCCGTCCACGGAGTAGGGGAGCTCGCCGGTAGAGAGCTGTGCCCGTTCAAGGAAGGTGACCAACCCAGGTGTTTCATCGAGGTAGCGCCGATCCTCTGTCGTGGCCCACAGCGCGCCGAGCAGGTAGAGGTAAAGCGTGCTGTTGTTCGGGACCCGCGCGTCCTTCCGGCGCGCGAAGTAGTTGACGGCCACCTCGTCGCCAATGCGCTGGAAGCCGATCTCCCGGTGGAGGTATGAGTGCCACCGGAGCGCCCCGTCGAGCAGGTGCTGCTTACCCGTCCGACGGTATGTCTCGATGAGCCCGATGCTTGCCCACGTCCCCTCGACGGTCGCCACTCGCCCGGCCCACTCCGGGTTGGGATAGTCCCAGGCACCATCGGGTCGCTGGCGTGCCAGGATCTGGTCGGCGCAGTCGACGGCCATCTGGGCGTGGGACTTGTCGCCCGTGCGTTCGTGCAGGACCCAGTTGGCCAGGATCCAGTAGGCCTGCCCTTGCAGGTAGTACAACTGGTCGTTCCAGGGCACGAAGCCCAGATACCCCTTGATGAAACGGCCGACGCGGTAGTTGAAGCGGATCCCGGGATCGGGACCGACGAGCGCTCCTCCGTCGCCGTGGTGGGTCACCAGATAGCGATAGAGCTTGTCGGCGGCTACAGCGTAGTGATCCACGGTCTGACCTCCTTCCCGCGGGGCGACCGAGTGGAGGTATCAGCGAGCGCGCGGTCGTAGACGGCGCGCGTCTGCTTGGCGATGACGTCCGGGTGACACTCGGTCTCCAGCTTTCGGCGCCCGGCCTGCCCCATTCGGTGGCGTAGCTGGGCATCGGTGAGCAGGCGGACGACGGCATCGGCCAGGGCGTGCTCGTCGCGTGGGGGGACGAGATAGCCGGTGCGGCCGTCCTCGACGAGAGCGGGGAGGCAGCCGACGTCGGTGGCCACGACTGGCTTGCCGGCCATGTAGGCGAGCGGCGCGACACCGCTCTGGGAGGCCTCCACGTACGGAAGGACGACCACGCTCGCCTCGGCGAACAATGCGGCCCGTTGCTCGTGCGACACGTAACGGTTGTGGACTTCGAAGTGGTCTGGGTTCTGCATCATCTGCCGGTAGCGGGTGAAGTCCTCACCCTCGCCGGCGATGACGATCCGTGCGTCCGGGACCCTGGCTGTAATCAGAGGCTCAGCGCGGATCAGGTAGTCCAGCCCCTTGTACGCCCAAATCCGCCCGAAGAAGAGGATGCGCTTCGTGTCTGCTGACACCGCGTCCTTGATCTCATCGTGACCTACAAGCACCCGCTGGATCACGTCGATGCGCGAACCGGGCACGCCGCACTCCTCCACGAGCTGCTGCTTCATGCGCTCGCAATGAGCGATGACGCGGGTCGCACGGCGGAACCCGTAGTCGAAAATCACCTGCGGCGTCTTCTGGGAGGACCGATCCCCCGGGTGGTGGCGCACGTCGTGGACGGTGAGCACGAGCGGGTAGCGCCGTAGGAGGGGAAGGGCCAGGTTGAACCACAGGTGCCCCTGCTGCAGGTGCACCACGTCCGGGCGGAAGTCATGGATCTCACGAAGCAGATGGCGCAACGAGAGGAGCTGCCGGAACGGCTGCCGCATCCGTGGCTTGTCGAAGGGGATGAAGCGGACGTTCGGGCTCACCAGGGAGAGATGTGGCTCGGAGATCTCGCTCGGTAGGATGAGCTGTACCTCGGCCTCCTGCGCCAACGCACTGGCCAGCCGAATGCAGTACTCCGCGGAGATGTAGGAAGCCAAGGTCACTCGCATGCGTGTCGTGCCCTTTCCCAGCGGCGCTGTTTCATGCCGCGGTTCGCGAGTCATTCCGACCACAGGTAGCGATAATGGGTGCGGACGTGCCGCACGCCGCCAGCGGACCACACCGTCAGAACACCGAGAGCAGCCGCGTACACCAGCGCCGCAGTTGCGATGGTGACCACGATGTTGTGGTGCCCGAAGACGACCAGGAACACCCCCATGCACAGGCTGGCGAGCGCGGGGGTGCGCATGGGCGCGAGCAGGTTGACCGAACCGGCGATGCGGGAAACCTGGATGTAGTGCTGCACAACGCCGATACCTCGGGTTGCCACGATCGTGAGCGCGGCGCCGATCAGTCCAAACTGGCTGATGAGGATCACTCCCACAACCAGATTGGCCATCGTGTTGATAGCCACGATGCTCAGCGTGATCCGCTCTCGGTCCCCGGCGAGCAGTGTCTGCCCAAGGGCGGTCGTGTAGGCGCGGAGGAAGACTTCCCAGACGACGATGCGGAGCACGATGGCGCCCAGGGCGAAGTCCTGCCCGCCGTAGACCAGCACCAGGATGCGCTCGGCCAGAAATGACAACCCCACCACGATGGGCAGACCGATCACCAGCAGCAGCTCGGTGACGCGCTCGGACAGCCGCTTCAGACTCTCGAAACCCGCTTCGTAGCGGCGGCACATCACGGGGAACAGGCTTAGCACCACACTCTGGTAGAGCAGGACAACCGGTGTGAGGAGCTGCGACGACGCGCTGAGCAGCCCGACGTCGGATTCGCTCCGGAACGACGACAGCAGGACGATCGTGATCGTGCCCCAGAGGGAGATGAGGACATCGATCGCGAGGAAGGGCGCCGTCTGGCGCAGGGCACGGTGGATAAAACCGAGATCGATCCGCAACGCCGGCCGGGTGACGCGCGAGACAACAAGTGCCAGCTCGAACGCGGCAATCACTCCCTGGGTGAGCAGCAGCAGCCCGACGACCGTGTAGATCCCGCCACCCTCTCGCAGCAGGACGAACGCGCCGCCCGCCTTCGCGAGGTTCAGCGGGATGTTGACGTAGGCGATGAAGTGCATCTGCTCGACCGCCTGGAAGAGGGCCTCGCAGATCGTGGA is a genomic window of Sphaerobacter thermophilus DSM 20745 containing:
- a CDS encoding heparin lyase I family protein, translating into MDIRRLLSIVMIVLVAVAAGVIGVLVADQVRGPTVPEPTPVPTEAPTSTPLPGPSAVPPPQLVWAADLESGDLSSWEADGCGGEFNTGNGEARVTDAVAHSGRYSVELSVATDNGTDNATRLMRWCEPSEHDAAYFSAWYYFPQHVDVSAGWWNIFQFKSRNETANDPWWILNVGNREDGTMYVYLRDWIHEVSYDQYVKDLPVGQWVHFEVFLRRAQDPTGEIMVWQDGTLLFHITNVQTNYDSGRVSWGVNSYSSGLNPSPTVIYIDDVVMSTTPVGHGTSAGS
- a CDS encoding UDP-glucose dehydrogenase family protein, which gives rise to MKISVFGLGYVGCVSAACLANDGHQVVGVDVNPQKVETVGAGRSPIVEPGLDELVAEGVRAGRLVTTTSARDAVAASDVSLICVGTPSNGNGSLNLKYVENVCREIGDALRDKHGYHVVVMRSTVLPGTCALRLIPLIEEYSGRDVGDGFGVAMNPEFLREGSAIKDYYHPSQIVIGEVDERSGDITEALYAGIDAQRVRTTIETAEMVKYASNAFHATKVAFANEIGRVCKAHGVDGREVMDILCQDRQLNISPAYLKPGFAFGGSCLPKDLRALLYRAKEHDIDLPLLRGALQSNQEQIQKGIEMVERTGRKRVGVVGLTFKAGTDDVRESPVVPFVETLSGRGYLVRVYDEIVDLTRLVGANRSYLEQELPHIASMLRPSLEEMVEEVDVVVVASTGPAAQRTPALLRDDQILIDLAGGVRGAQLAVSRYEGIAW
- a CDS encoding glycosyltransferase family 4 protein, with protein sequence MRVAVIASMKRGLEHFVYRELTSLEKRGMSISLYPTKQATGLYNPKPEWDVHRWRPLGVLAAQPRSFVRAPGIYLRLLREAAAMGAIVDFMLAWYFARTMADASVIYATFGDHKLFVGYFCKRIIGLPLVVTIHAYELYQNPNPRLFRRALAACDQIITVTEYNREILAERYGVDPGRVAVVRITVDTERYRPADKFVILIVAYFVEKKGHDVLFEAVRRLGRDDIEVWVVGDVGPGEPVVDARALAARRGVESQVVFFGALGGQALEALYRACDVFCLPSHHDSLGGAEGFPTAIAEAMAFGKPVISTRHVEIPRILDEILVDEKDPEGLALAIDYLYRSPEERARLGAKNRRIAEERFSLRNTDQTAAILSGLAAGAGRDTLTLAASAATAGTGQQYAVPGTREHGE
- a CDS encoding glycosyltransferase family 4 protein, translating into MRVTLASYISAEYCIRLASALAQEAEVQLILPSEISEPHLSLVSPNVRFIPFDKPRMRQPFRQLLSLRHLLREIHDFRPDVVHLQQGHLWFNLALPLLRRYPLVLTVHDVRHHPGDRSSQKTPQVIFDYGFRRATRVIAHCERMKQQLVEECGVPGSRIDVIQRVLVGHDEIKDAVSADTKRILFFGRIWAYKGLDYLIRAEPLITARVPDARIVIAGEGEDFTRYRQMMQNPDHFEVHNRYVSHEQRAALFAEASVVVLPYVEASQSGVAPLAYMAGKPVVATDVGCLPALVEDGRTGYLVPPRDEHALADAVVRLLTDAQLRHRMGQAGRRKLETECHPDVIAKQTRAVYDRALADTSTRSPRGKEVRPWITTL
- a CDS encoding flippase, which codes for MSNTFSISLRTIARNAASVLASDVVTRASTFVLYALVTRHLGLFRFGQLSLALTVVYTAQIFATAGLKTLIIREAAKDRSKTGQYLVNGIAIVTGATLISLVLLLGFVRIMGYGADTARVILLLALILLPYTISTICEALFQAVEQMHFIAYVNIPLNLAKAGGAFVLLREGGGIYTVVGLLLLTQGVIAAFELALVVSRVTRPALRIDLGFIHRALRQTAPFLAIDVLISLWGTITIVLLSSFRSESDVGLLSASSQLLTPVVLLYQSVVLSLFPVMCRRYEAGFESLKRLSERVTELLLVIGLPIVVGLSFLAERILVLVYGGQDFALGAIVLRIVVWEVFLRAYTTALGQTLLAGDRERITLSIVAINTMANLVVGVILISQFGLIGAALTIVATRGIGVVQHYIQVSRIAGSVNLLAPMRTPALASLCMGVFLVVFGHHNIVVTIATAALVYAAALGVLTVWSAGGVRHVRTHYRYLWSE